From Candidatus Binataceae bacterium, one genomic window encodes:
- a CDS encoding FAD-linked oxidase C-terminal domain-containing protein translates to MRADGEQVSHLPISIDQSLIDELAAIVGADGIVSRATELKVYECDGWTVEKSSPDILVLPRSTEQVSGVLRALDGRGIAFVPRGAGTGLSGGCLPLGAPVMVCTSRMNRIIEIDYANRRVEVESGVVNLHVTNAVKPKKFFYAPDPSSQMACTIGGNVAENSGGPHTLKYGVTTNHVLGLELVLPDGEVVRLGGGYEERCGYDLVGAVVGAEGTCGIVTRATLKLMREPENHRTMLATFPDVESATRAVSAIIASGIVPGAIEMMDRMILRAVDDAFHVGFSPDAGAVLIVELDGLEIGLTDFADRVATIAREAGASDMKLARDEAERALLWKARKRAFGAVGRLAPNYCTQDGVVPRTRLPDILRVINEASVRHNLAIGNVFHAGDGNLHPIILYDEREPGQVERALAAGRDILKACVEMGGSLTGEHGIGAEKMGEMPLMFAPDDLTAMMALRRVFDPHERANPGKIIPQPGACVEVAMPHRQVPI, encoded by the coding sequence ATGCGCGCGGACGGCGAACAGGTATCGCACTTGCCGATTTCCATTGACCAATCCTTGATCGATGAGCTCGCCGCGATCGTCGGTGCCGATGGTATCGTCTCGCGTGCCACGGAGCTCAAGGTTTACGAGTGCGACGGCTGGACGGTGGAGAAATCGTCGCCCGACATTCTCGTGCTGCCGCGCTCGACCGAACAGGTGAGCGGCGTGCTGCGCGCGCTCGACGGGCGCGGGATCGCCTTCGTGCCGCGCGGCGCCGGCACCGGGCTCTCCGGAGGATGCCTCCCGCTCGGCGCGCCCGTGATGGTCTGCACGTCGCGGATGAATCGCATCATCGAAATCGACTATGCGAATCGGCGCGTCGAAGTCGAGAGCGGCGTCGTGAATCTGCACGTGACCAACGCCGTCAAGCCAAAAAAATTTTTCTATGCGCCCGATCCATCGTCGCAGATGGCGTGCACGATCGGCGGCAACGTCGCGGAGAACTCCGGCGGACCGCATACGCTGAAATATGGCGTGACGACAAATCACGTCCTCGGGCTCGAATTGGTCCTGCCCGATGGCGAGGTCGTGCGGCTCGGCGGGGGATACGAAGAGCGATGCGGTTACGATCTCGTCGGCGCCGTTGTCGGCGCCGAGGGCACCTGCGGAATCGTGACCCGCGCGACGCTCAAGCTGATGCGCGAGCCGGAGAATCATCGCACGATGCTCGCGACGTTTCCCGACGTCGAAAGCGCGACGCGCGCCGTGTCCGCGATTATCGCCTCCGGAATCGTTCCGGGCGCGATCGAAATGATGGACAGGATGATCTTGCGCGCCGTCGACGACGCGTTCCATGTCGGATTTTCGCCCGACGCGGGCGCAGTGCTGATCGTCGAACTCGATGGACTCGAAATCGGTCTCACCGATTTTGCCGACCGCGTCGCGACGATCGCGCGCGAAGCCGGCGCCAGCGACATGAAGCTCGCGCGCGACGAAGCTGAACGCGCACTGCTGTGGAAGGCGCGCAAGCGCGCGTTTGGCGCTGTTGGCCGCCTCGCGCCGAACTACTGCACACAGGACGGCGTCGTGCCGCGCACGCGATTGCCGGACATTCTGCGCGTCATCAACGAAGCGAGTGTGAGGCACAACCTCGCGATCGGCAACGTCTTCCACGCGGGCGATGGCAATCTGCATCCGATAATTCTTTACGACGAGCGCGAGCCGGGACAGGTCGAGCGCGCGCTCGCGGCCGGCCGCGATATTCTTAAGGCCTGCGTCGAGATGGGCGGCAGTCTGACCGGCGAGCATGGAATCGGCGCGGAGAAGATGGGCGAGATGCCGCTGATGTTCGCGCCTGACGATCTGACCGCGATGATGGCGCTGCGGCGGGTCTTCGATCCGCACGAGCGCGCGAATCCAGGTAAGATTATTCCGCAGCCGGGCGCATGCGTCGAAGTCGCGATGCCGCATCGGCAGGTTCCGATCTGA